A stretch of the Synechocystis sp. PCC 7338 genome encodes the following:
- the rseP gene encoding RIP metalloprotease RseP: MSVLAALAAIGVLAVLIAVHELGHFAAARLQGIHVTRFALGFGPPLLKYQGAETEYSIRAIPLGGYVAFPDDDPDSEIPADDPNLLKNRPILDRAIVISAGVIANLVFAYFLLIGQVSTIGFQNIQPGLVIPQVDSASAAQAAGVEPGDIVLSLQGNILPGFPDATTQFIDIVRRSPSVPITVEVQRGEETKTLTITPSQDPEGHGKIGVALLPNVETKQAANPIQALTYSAEAFERIVKLTGQGFWQLASNFADNASQVAGPVKIVEYGANIARSDASNLFQFGALISINLAVINILPLPALDGGQLVFLLIEGLLGKPLPEKFQMGVMQTGLVLLLSLGVFLIVRDTLNLTFVQEFLPSFAGYE, from the coding sequence ATGTCAGTTTTAGCGGCGTTAGCGGCGATCGGAGTACTTGCGGTATTAATTGCGGTGCATGAGTTGGGGCACTTTGCGGCCGCCCGTTTACAGGGCATCCATGTCACTCGCTTTGCCTTGGGATTTGGGCCACCGCTGTTGAAATATCAAGGTGCTGAAACGGAATATTCCATCCGAGCCATTCCCCTGGGGGGCTATGTGGCTTTCCCCGATGATGATCCAGACAGTGAAATTCCTGCCGACGATCCCAACTTGCTAAAAAACCGCCCCATCCTCGACCGGGCCATTGTCATTAGTGCAGGGGTAATTGCCAATTTGGTTTTTGCTTACTTTCTGCTCATTGGTCAGGTAAGTACCATTGGTTTTCAGAATATTCAGCCCGGTTTAGTCATTCCTCAGGTGGACAGTGCCTCTGCAGCCCAGGCGGCCGGGGTGGAGCCGGGGGATATTGTGCTTTCCCTCCAGGGCAACATTTTACCCGGTTTTCCCGATGCCACCACCCAGTTTATTGACATAGTGCGGCGATCGCCGTCGGTGCCCATCACAGTGGAAGTGCAACGGGGGGAAGAGACTAAAACCCTAACCATTACCCCCAGTCAGGATCCCGAAGGTCACGGTAAAATTGGGGTCGCTTTGTTGCCCAACGTGGAAACCAAACAGGCCGCTAATCCCATCCAAGCTTTAACCTATAGCGCTGAAGCCTTTGAACGAATTGTCAAGCTGACTGGCCAGGGCTTTTGGCAGTTGGCCAGTAACTTTGCCGACAATGCTTCCCAGGTGGCCGGGCCGGTAAAAATTGTTGAGTATGGCGCTAACATTGCTCGCTCGGATGCCAGTAACCTATTCCAATTTGGGGCGCTGATTAGCATTAACCTAGCTGTAATTAATATTCTGCCTCTACCTGCGTTGGATGGTGGCCAACTGGTGTTTTTGTTGATTGAAGGACTTCTGGGCAAGCCCCTACCCGAAAAGTTCCAAATGGGGGTGATGCAAACGGGGTTAGTGCTTCTGCTGAGCTTGGGGGTATTTTTGATTGTGCGGGATACCCTGAATTTGACCTTTGTGCAGGAGTTTTTGCCTTCCTTTGCGGGCTATGAGTAG
- a CDS encoding diguanylate cyclase translates to MADDSPDVGSLMAELETLRAELAALKSQQVLKTFFHPDQPEIPVDDDGSSDQGQSLAAILQESEEQFLSLVDNAPMLICVTGLDKGCFYFNQSWLDFTGRTLEQEQGNGWTEGVHPEDFDHCLQTYVEAFDARQPYTMEYRLRNREGEYHWLLENGVPRFAPDGKFLGYMGYCIDINDRQETRHVLEGSEEKYRTLVESLNTIVGRWSSTGEITFANQYAQDFFGFSAEEMVGKSVFETIVPLISSSGHDLEAYIADIIQNPEKYQSTENENIKKNGDRAWIVWTNKPIFDKEGNLIEFVTSGIDITDRKLAEDKLRQRETELIETQKLAKLGRWKFDLRSGKINWSEEIFQMFGRDPQQGPPSYQELEQLIHPGDRQRFGEIVQYVLQTGLAQEFTYSFCRTDGSQGWIWAKTEALFNPNGEITGLQGVAMDITKQKEAEIALQNSESRFRKVFESDIVGIMFASLSGEVFEANNCLLDMIGYSRKELEAGLIRWDVLTPVEHRAKDVEAIENLRKYGFTKPWEKEYFHKNGRTVPVLVGAAPFEGNTDLTICVVVDIKQQKQALHQRELIEAELEKLNAELEQRVMERTQALAKSEEKLYQVNEQLQQRLEELKRRNQEMELLSTLNEYLQSCVVVEDACASVAALAKPLFPNITGAIFLFDSTANYFELAKTWGAFPCSQPVFNGIDCWALRRGQVHWVGQDQHDLFCNHLDDQCSAEESLCIPLIAQGETLGLLNLCSKQVGVINPEQQQLAKTIAEQVSLAIANIKLREKLENQSIRDPLTGLFNRRYLEQFFLQELGRARRYNYSIGVIMGDIDHFKQFNDQLGHDAGDHVLKVIGRILQSNIRGSDIACRYGGEEMTIVLPQTSMEDTLAKAESLRQAIASMEVEYKGKNLSTLTVSLGVACYPDHGETMATIIKAADEALYRAKAAGRNQVIMAD, encoded by the coding sequence ATGGCTGATGACAGTCCGGATGTTGGTTCGTTAATGGCAGAATTAGAGACTTTGAGGGCGGAATTAGCGGCTCTTAAGTCCCAGCAGGTATTGAAAACTTTTTTTCACCCCGACCAACCTGAGATTCCAGTCGATGACGATGGAAGCTCTGACCAAGGCCAGTCCCTAGCGGCCATTCTCCAAGAGAGTGAAGAACAATTTCTTAGCTTGGTGGATAACGCCCCTATGCTAATTTGTGTCACTGGTTTGGACAAAGGCTGTTTCTATTTCAATCAATCCTGGCTCGACTTCACCGGCCGCACCCTCGAACAGGAACAGGGTAATGGTTGGACGGAGGGGGTGCATCCCGAAGATTTTGACCACTGTTTACAAACCTACGTTGAGGCTTTCGATGCTCGGCAGCCATACACCATGGAGTATCGTCTACGGAACCGAGAGGGGGAATACCATTGGTTGTTGGAGAATGGGGTGCCCCGTTTTGCCCCGGATGGAAAATTTCTTGGCTATATGGGTTATTGCATTGACATTAATGACCGCCAAGAAACTCGGCATGTATTAGAAGGGAGTGAAGAAAAATATCGCACCCTAGTGGAGTCCCTCAATACCATTGTGGGTCGTTGGTCATCGACGGGGGAAATTACTTTTGCCAACCAATATGCCCAGGATTTTTTTGGTTTTAGCGCCGAAGAAATGGTCGGTAAGTCAGTTTTCGAGACCATTGTGCCCTTAATTAGCAGTTCGGGGCATGATTTAGAGGCCTACATCGCAGATATCATCCAAAATCCCGAAAAGTATCAATCTACCGAAAACGAAAATATTAAAAAAAATGGCGATCGAGCCTGGATCGTCTGGACAAATAAGCCCATTTTTGACAAAGAAGGTAATCTAATTGAATTTGTAACCTCGGGAATAGATATTACAGACCGGAAATTGGCTGAAGATAAATTGCGGCAACGGGAAACAGAACTGATAGAAACCCAAAAATTAGCTAAATTAGGTCGCTGGAAATTCGATTTACGTTCCGGCAAAATTAATTGGTCAGAGGAAATTTTCCAAATGTTTGGCCGGGATCCCCAACAGGGGCCCCCCAGTTATCAAGAGCTAGAACAGCTTATCCACCCAGGCGATCGCCAACGCTTTGGCGAAATAGTGCAGTACGTTTTGCAAACAGGGCTAGCCCAGGAGTTTACCTATAGCTTTTGTCGGACCGATGGCAGTCAGGGCTGGATTTGGGCAAAAACGGAAGCTTTATTCAATCCAAACGGGGAAATAACCGGGCTCCAGGGCGTTGCCATGGATATTACTAAACAAAAAGAAGCGGAAATTGCCCTACAAAATAGTGAGTCTCGTTTTCGTAAAGTGTTTGAGTCGGACATTGTCGGCATTATGTTTGCTAGTCTCAGCGGTGAAGTGTTCGAGGCTAACAATTGTCTATTGGACATGATAGGGTACAGCCGCAAGGAACTAGAAGCGGGATTAATCCGCTGGGACGTACTTACTCCAGTAGAACACCGGGCCAAGGATGTTGAAGCCATAGAAAATTTGCGAAAATACGGCTTCACTAAGCCCTGGGAAAAGGAGTACTTTCATAAAAATGGCCGCACTGTCCCGGTTTTAGTTGGGGCAGCTCCCTTTGAGGGGAATACTGATTTAACCATTTGTGTGGTGGTCGACATAAAGCAACAGAAGCAGGCCCTCCACCAACGGGAACTGATAGAAGCGGAACTAGAAAAGCTCAATGCGGAACTGGAGCAGAGGGTAATGGAAAGAACCCAGGCTTTGGCGAAAAGTGAAGAAAAACTCTACCAAGTCAATGAACAATTGCAACAACGGCTGGAGGAACTGAAGCGCCGCAATCAGGAAATGGAATTGCTTTCCACCCTGAACGAGTATTTACAGTCCTGTGTGGTGGTAGAAGATGCCTGTGCCAGTGTAGCCGCCCTGGCTAAGCCACTTTTTCCGAATATTACCGGAGCAATTTTCCTTTTTGATTCTACAGCCAATTATTTTGAGCTGGCCAAAACCTGGGGAGCTTTCCCCTGTTCCCAGCCGGTGTTTAATGGCATTGATTGTTGGGCTCTGCGGCGGGGTCAGGTTCATTGGGTAGGGCAAGACCAACACGATTTATTTTGCAACCATCTGGATGATCAATGTTCCGCCGAGGAAAGTTTGTGCATTCCTCTGATTGCCCAGGGGGAAACCCTCGGCTTGCTCAATCTCTGTAGTAAGCAAGTTGGAGTAATTAACCCAGAACAACAACAGTTAGCTAAAACCATCGCCGAACAGGTTAGTCTGGCGATCGCCAATATCAAATTGCGGGAAAAGCTAGAAAATCAGAGCATACGAGATCCACTCACGGGGTTATTTAACCGCCGCTACCTAGAGCAGTTTTTTCTGCAGGAGCTTGGCCGGGCTCGGCGCTATAACTATTCCATTGGCGTCATTATGGGGGACATTGACCATTTCAAACAGTTCAATGACCAACTGGGCCACGACGCCGGAGATCATGTGCTGAAAGTTATTGGGCGCATTCTGCAAAGTAACATCCGTGGTTCTGACATTGCCTGTCGATACGGCGGGGAAGAAATGACCATTGTTTTGCCCCAAACCTCCATGGAAGATACCCTAGCCAAGGCAGAATCTCTCCGTCAGGCGATCGCCTCCATGGAAGTGGAATACAAAGGAAAGAACTTGAGCACATTGACCGTTTCCCTGGGGGTAGCCTGTTACCCTGACCATGGAGAAACCATGGCTACTATTATCAAAGCAGCCGATGAAGCCCTATATCGAGCCAAGGCCGCTGGTCGCAATCAAGTCATAATGGCGGATTAG
- the nth gene encoding endonuclease III encodes MSSLLRKMASKKQRATEILLILKKLYPGATCSLDYQTPVQLLVATILSAQCTDERVNKVTPALFQRYPDAAALAYGDRQEIEELIHSTGFFRNKAKNIQGACRKIVEEFDGEVPQRMEELLTLPGVARKTANVVLAHAFGILAGVTVDTHVKRLSQRLGLTKATDPIRIERDLMKLIPQPDWENFSIHIIYHGRAVCAARKPLCGECQLAHLCPSAQAS; translated from the coding sequence ATGAGTAGTTTGTTACGAAAAATGGCCAGTAAAAAACAACGGGCGACGGAAATTCTACTTATTCTCAAAAAACTTTACCCCGGTGCTACCTGTAGCCTGGATTATCAAACCCCAGTACAACTTTTGGTGGCCACCATCCTTTCGGCCCAATGCACCGATGAACGGGTAAATAAGGTCACCCCAGCCCTGTTTCAGCGTTATCCCGATGCGGCGGCCCTGGCCTACGGCGATCGCCAGGAGATTGAAGAATTAATCCATTCCACTGGTTTTTTTCGTAATAAAGCTAAAAATATCCAGGGAGCTTGCCGCAAAATTGTCGAAGAATTTGACGGGGAAGTGCCCCAACGGATGGAAGAGTTATTGACCCTACCCGGAGTGGCCCGCAAAACCGCCAATGTGGTTTTAGCCCACGCTTTCGGTATCCTCGCTGGGGTGACGGTGGACACCCACGTCAAACGCCTGAGCCAACGGTTGGGCTTAACTAAAGCGACCGATCCCATTCGTATTGAGCGGGATTTAATGAAACTGATTCCCCAGCCGGATTGGGAAAATTTTTCTATCCATATTATTTATCACGGTCGGGCAGTATGTGCGGCCCGCAAGCCCCTCTGTGGGGAATGTCAATTGGCCCATCTTTGCCCCAGTGCTCAAGCGAGTTGA